In Acidobacteriota bacterium, the following are encoded in one genomic region:
- a CDS encoding SDR family oxidoreductase has product MGERFSPSFPVSEEPTGAHSNHSSPFRRRPQRGFYQPYPFGGGPNVDFTNQVVLITGAAQGIGSATARLFAQHGAQVALHYRSNQAAAQATLATLPVNAAGPHALFQDDLTNPDATKALVQAVVERFGKLDVLVNNAAIYADHPLAGVNFEQWQQAWAAIIQTNLIAAANLCYWAGRQMIEQGGGKIVNVSSRGAFRGEPTAPAYGASKAALNAMSQSLAQALAPHNVFVYVVAPGFVDTERVAWKVHGETGDVIRQQSPLNRVAHPDEVARTILFLASAGTDFLTGGIVDVNGASYLRS; this is encoded by the coding sequence ATGGGAGAGCGGTTCTCACCCAGCTTTCCTGTTTCCGAGGAACCAACCGGCGCGCATTCAAACCATTCGTCACCCTTTCGGCGGAGGCCCCAACGTGGATTTTACCAACCATACCCTTTCGGCGGAGGCCCCAACGTGGATTTTACCAACCAGGTCGTACTCATCACCGGCGCGGCGCAAGGCATCGGCAGCGCCACTGCCAGATTGTTTGCGCAACACGGCGCACAGGTCGCCCTCCATTACCGCAGCAATCAGGCTGCCGCACAGGCGACCCTGGCGACGCTGCCCGTCAACGCGGCAGGCCCGCACGCGCTCTTTCAGGACGATTTGACCAATCCCGACGCGACCAAGGCGCTGGTGCAAGCCGTGGTCGAACGCTTCGGCAAACTGGATGTACTGGTCAACAACGCCGCGATTTATGCCGATCACCCGCTGGCCGGAGTGAATTTCGAGCAATGGCAGCAGGCCTGGGCGGCGATTATTCAAACCAACCTGATCGCGGCGGCGAATCTGTGTTACTGGGCCGGTCGCCAGATGATCGAACAAGGCGGCGGCAAAATCGTCAACGTCTCTTCGCGCGGGGCTTTTCGCGGCGAACCGACCGCACCTGCCTACGGCGCGAGCAAAGCCGCCTTGAATGCCATGAGCCAATCGCTGGCCCAGGCGTTGGCTCCGCACAATGTGTTCGTCTACGTCGTCGCGCCCGGCTTCGTGGACACCGAACGCGTCGCCTGGAAAGTCCACGGCGAAACCGGCGATGTCATCCGCCAGCAAAGCCCGCTCAACCGCGTGGCTCATCCCGATGAAGTCGCGCGCACGATTTTGTTTCTGGCTTCGGCGGGGACGGATTTTTTGACGGGCGGGATCGTGGATGTGAATGGCGCGTCTTACCTGCGGTCATAA